The proteins below are encoded in one region of bacterium:
- a CDS encoding antibiotic biosynthesis monooxygenase: protein MIVVTNRIPVAKGHEIDFEDRFRRRAHLVDRAPGFVRNEVHRPKPMTFDHQSGGWKDDPDGQGYYEIKTWWRTFEDFVAWTKSPAFAEAHNSRPPKEMFAGPNVLEVHEVLTSTDAPA, encoded by the coding sequence ATGATCGTCGTCACGAACCGCATCCCGGTGGCCAAGGGGCACGAAATCGACTTCGAGGACCGCTTCCGGCGGCGGGCGCACCTGGTGGATCGGGCGCCTGGCTTCGTGCGCAACGAGGTGCACCGGCCGAAGCCGATGACCTTCGACCACCAGAGCGGCGGCTGGAAGGACGACCCGGACGGCCAGGGCTACTACGAGATCAAGACCTGGTGGCGGACCTTCGAGGACTTCGTCGCCTGGACGAAGAGCCCGGCCTTCGCCGAGGCGCACAACAGCCGCCCGCCGAAGGAGATGTTCGCGGGGCCGAACGTGCTCGAGGTGCACGAGGTCCTGACGAGCACCGATGCCCCGGCCTGA
- a CDS encoding archaeosortase/exosortase family protein: protein MSTWLAARVIGTFLLLITVFFFILTYDPILKVVDLGAALAQVSAILSYGVLKVIGALGGFPVHRMHTIMGSGSFEVDVAPACSGAVPTSIYMAAVFAYPSSWRSRAIGAALGIVTIQIVNIVRVSALFLIGLFFHEIFHDTHVYVAQALVVCVAVALWLFWATRYADAPAH from the coding sequence ATGTCGACGTGGCTGGCGGCGCGGGTGATCGGCACCTTTCTCCTGCTCATCACCGTCTTCTTCTTCATCCTCACCTACGATCCGATCCTCAAAGTCGTCGACCTCGGCGCCGCCCTGGCGCAGGTGTCGGCGATCCTCAGCTACGGCGTGCTGAAGGTGATCGGCGCCCTCGGCGGCTTCCCGGTGCACCGCATGCACACCATCATGGGATCGGGGAGCTTCGAGGTCGACGTCGCGCCGGCGTGCTCGGGGGCGGTGCCGACCAGCATCTACATGGCCGCCGTGTTCGCGTACCCCTCGAGCTGGCGATCGCGCGCCATCGGCGCGGCGCTCGGCATCGTCACCATCCAGATCGTCAACATCGTCCGCGTCAGCGCGCTGTTTCTCATCGGCCTCTTCTTCCACGAGATCTTCCACGACACGCACGTCTACGTCGCCCAGGCGCTGGTGGTGTGCGTGGCGGTGGCGTTGTGGCTCTTCTGGGCGACGCGGTACGCCGATGCGCCTGCGCATTGA
- a CDS encoding nitroreductase family deazaflavin-dependent oxidoreductase: MRPVPCAVVIVVTLLLAFAFLTWTALEASGVAVLETRRADGGTRRTRVWFAEHDGALWLEAPVPDREWLVDVRAAPRVSLERAGGSAVYDAVPVAGGGHEAIRALLRAKYGWRDWWVGCLQDTSHSVAVRLVPR, encoded by the coding sequence ATGCGCCCGGTGCCGTGTGCGGTGGTGATCGTCGTCACGCTCCTGCTCGCGTTCGCGTTCCTCACCTGGACGGCGCTCGAGGCGAGCGGGGTCGCGGTGCTGGAGACGCGTCGGGCCGACGGCGGCACGCGGCGCACGCGCGTCTGGTTCGCCGAGCACGACGGGGCGCTCTGGTTGGAGGCGCCGGTGCCCGACCGGGAGTGGCTGGTGGATGTGCGGGCCGCGCCCCGCGTCAGTCTGGAGCGCGCCGGCGGGTCGGCGGTCTACGACGCCGTGCCCGTCGCCGGCGGCGGACACGAAGCGATCCGCGCCCTCCTGCGCGCGAAGTACGGCTGGCGCGACTGGTGGGTCGGCTGTCTGCAGGACACCTCGCATTCCGTCGCCGTGCGGCTGGTGCCGCGGTAG
- a CDS encoding cyclase family protein yields MNPPRQRWTRRWSMLRTLIACLVATAAVAVEIDPAKVVDLTYPFDARTIYWPTAEHFALDTVAKGDTPGGYWYEANNYRGAEHGGTHMDAPAHFARGGASAEQVPATAGIGPLVKVDVSAAAAGNADYRLSRADLEAWERAHGRIPKGAIVVMYSGWGARWPDAKRYLGTDAPGDVANLHFPGFSQDAAEFLVREREINAIGVDTPSIDYGPSTDFIVHRIINGAGKPGFENLARLDQVPATGATLIALPMPIGGGSGAPLRAIAVLP; encoded by the coding sequence ATGAACCCCCCTCGCCAGCGTTGGACCCGGAGGTGGAGCATGCTGCGGACGCTGATCGCCTGCCTCGTCGCGACCGCCGCCGTCGCGGTCGAGATCGATCCCGCGAAGGTGGTGGACCTCACCTATCCGTTCGACGCGCGGACGATCTACTGGCCGACGGCGGAGCATTTCGCGCTCGACACCGTGGCCAAGGGCGACACGCCCGGCGGCTACTGGTACGAGGCGAACAACTACCGCGGCGCCGAGCACGGCGGCACGCACATGGACGCGCCGGCGCACTTCGCGCGCGGCGGCGCCAGCGCCGAGCAGGTGCCGGCGACGGCGGGAATCGGGCCGCTAGTCAAGGTCGACGTCAGCGCCGCGGCGGCGGGCAACGCCGACTATCGCCTGTCGCGCGCCGACCTCGAGGCCTGGGAACGCGCCCACGGCCGCATACCGAAGGGCGCGATCGTGGTGATGTACAGCGGCTGGGGCGCCCGCTGGCCGGATGCGAAGCGCTATCTCGGCACCGACGCGCCGGGGGACGTCGCCAACCTGCACTTCCCCGGCTTCTCGCAGGACGCGGCCGAATTCCTCGTGCGCGAGCGCGAGATCAACGCCATCGGCGTCGACACGCCGAGCATCGACTACGGCCCGTCGACCGACTTCATCGTCCACCGCATCATCAACGGCGCCGGCAAGCCCGGCTTCGAGAACCTGGCGCGCCTCGACCAGGTGCCGGCCACGGGCGCGACGCTGATCGCGCTGCCGATGCCGATCGGCGGCGGCTCGGGCGCCCCGCTGCGGGCGATCGCCGTGCTGCCCTGA
- a CDS encoding fatty acid desaturase, translating into MHDYARELRADLPPEIFRRRPARLGWLAVHGAVIVGLIALGLGGALPWWAALLCGVAIGHSWGCLGFLAHETLHHAVTGHRGLERAIGYVAFLPYATSPTLWSAWHNQTHHAHTGHLLADTDQYGTLAVWRRNPYLQRLEAIAPGSGAWASWLFLPTGFTLQTWVVLLLQSERKGFYRRIARRTVWLETGSMLALWVLWLALIGPWRFVFLAVVPAMTANALLMAYIATNHYLNPLTATNDPLANSLSVRNPRWIETLHLQFGYHVEHHIFPTMSARHAPRVRAAILRRYGERYLSLPHREALRLVYARPKLHGDADTLVDPRSGATYRTLAPGHLDLPRLPDPPPAAVSR; encoded by the coding sequence ATGCACGACTACGCGCGCGAGCTGCGAGCGGATCTGCCGCCGGAGATCTTCCGCCGCCGGCCGGCGCGCCTGGGGTGGTTGGCGGTGCACGGCGCCGTGATCGTCGGCCTGATCGCGCTCGGGCTCGGCGGCGCCCTGCCGTGGTGGGCGGCGCTCTTGTGCGGCGTCGCGATCGGCCACAGTTGGGGCTGCCTCGGGTTCCTCGCCCACGAAACCCTGCACCACGCCGTCACCGGCCACCGCGGGCTCGAGCGCGCCATCGGTTACGTCGCCTTCCTGCCCTACGCCACCTCGCCGACGCTGTGGAGCGCCTGGCACAACCAGACGCACCACGCCCACACCGGCCATCTGCTCGCCGACACCGACCAGTACGGCACGCTGGCGGTGTGGCGGCGCAATCCCTACCTGCAGCGCCTGGAGGCGATCGCGCCGGGATCGGGGGCATGGGCGAGCTGGCTCTTCCTGCCCACCGGCTTCACGCTCCAGACCTGGGTGGTGCTGCTGCTGCAGAGCGAGCGCAAGGGCTTCTACCGCCGCATCGCGCGCCGCACGGTGTGGCTCGAGACCGGCAGCATGCTGGCGCTCTGGGTCCTCTGGCTGGCGCTGATCGGTCCGTGGCGGTTCGTCTTCCTCGCCGTGGTCCCGGCGATGACCGCCAACGCGCTGCTGATGGCGTACATCGCCACCAACCACTATCTGAACCCGCTCACCGCGACCAACGATCCGCTGGCCAACTCGCTCTCGGTGCGCAACCCGCGCTGGATCGAGACGCTGCACCTGCAGTTCGGCTATCACGTCGAGCACCACATCTTTCCCACCATGAGCGCCCGCCACGCGCCGCGGGTGCGCGCGGCGATCCTCCGTCGCTACGGCGAGCGCTACCTGTCGCTGCCGCACCGCGAGGCGCTACGCCTGGTCTACGCCCGGCCGAAGCTGCACGGCGACGCCGACACCCTGGTCGACCCGCGCAGCGGCGCGACCTATCGCACCCTCGCCCCGGGCCACCTCGACCTGCCGCGCCTGCCGGACCCGCCGCCCGCCGCCGTCTCGCGCTGA